DNA sequence from the Bacteroidales bacterium genome:
CTTTGCTGAAGTAATTCTCGGGTAAGTCTTTCAGGTGGTTAACAAAGATCAGGAGGTTTTCTTCGGATATTTTCTTCTTCGTGCTTAGCGATAGGGTTGGTAACATGGCATAGGGTTTTGGAGTGCAAAAGTACTTAATTTGTGCTAAGAACAGAGTGCTGAGTGCTGAGTGCTGAGCCCGCCTGACCGAGGGGGATTACTTGTTTTATTACAAAACTGTCTCAGTCGGGCAGGTGCTGAGGTTGTGGTTGGAGAATTCGTTATTTAAGGGTAAGATAGTGCTGGTTGGAAGAAAGGAGTCCACAAATGCACACTAATGTCGGCACGAATGCACACGAATGAATCCGAGGAAATCAGCGTCCGTCAGCTGACGGATCCGTTTCATCCCTGCCTCGCCGGCAGGCAGGCGCGTTCCATTTGCCGAGCAACATGATAACTGCATAGAATACCCTTGGGACTCCCAGCACTCAGCACTCAGCACCCAGCACTCAGCACCCAACTTTCTCCCCCATAAAACAATTCCCTCCTCCCATCGTTAAACTAAAAACCACCCGCCTATGCGCTTCCTCTTCACCTTCCTGATTCTGGTACTATTATTTAATTCATTATCTGCACAGTACTCCGGGTTTCATTTCCCGAAAACGGCCCTCAGTCAATTATCATCCCAGGCCATTGATCGCATTGAAAACGGTGAATCCATCCTTCCTGATCATAAATCTGAACCCGGACCGGTATCAGGTGTGGCTCAGCTCAGGGCTAAATATCATGAACTGAAAGGACTGGAACAAAGGATTCTTATGGGTAACAGCCGTATGCCTTCCTCCGATACCCTTTGGGTTACCGATACCCTGGAAATTACCGGCAACTGGTTTCACGAAGGAGCTATCATTGTTGCGCTGGACGGGTTTCTCCACTTCAGGAATGCCCAGGCCACCATACTGGGCGATATCTTTATTTTCGGAAGCAATGCCCGCATTCAGTCCGACTCCTCCACCCTTAATATTCCCCAGGCTTTTTTCTATCAAAGGGTACTGTTTGCCCTGAGTGGTGGTAAGATCAGTTACCGCAATACCACTGTGGACCATAGCGGACTATCGCATAATATCATCCTTGCCGACAGTTCCAGCCTCGAACTGATCAATGTCACCAATAAAGGATTCACAACCAATGGTATTTACGGGAAATCGGAGGTTTATATCGACGGCACCAACCAGGCAGGGGAATTCATTATGATGGAACAATCGAAGCTGGAATTCCACAATGCCAATACAGTCCTGCTCTGGCACCAGTTTCCGGAGGGAGCAAGTGTGAATTTCAGTTTCCCTGGTGCCGACACTGTGAATTCCTATAGGTTCAATGCTGCTACCCCCGGAGTATCTGGAATTGAGTTTGATGTCCTCATCGACCAGTGTACCGATGTGATGTGGGGAATGATGCCGGAGAATAATACCAATATCCATATCAGCAATTCCGAAATACGCGCCATCGGACTCTGGTTTATGGGTTCCGATTCAGTAACGGTAAGCGGATTAGTGGATCGTTCAACCTATGCCGATTTCCTGGCTCCTCTTTCTGACCGCACACTTCGTCTGACCAACAGCAAGGTTACCACCTGGAGCATTTATCCCATGGAGAAGTCGCATGTCGACCTGAGTGCCTGTATTGTTGGGGAAGTAGGGACTGGAGGCCGTTCCAGCCTTCTTGGACAACAATATTTCTGTGATGGTTCCGGAGGCTATGTATGGGCATCGGATTCAAGCATGATGATCAACGGGTTTTCCTATGTGTCGGGGTATGTGCGCAGCCAGGCCCATGGAACTGTGATCCTTGCCTACACTTCCCTTTCAGCCGGGTTCCCAACAGCTATGCAATATTCACTGCTGATGGTGCTTCAGTGCACATTACCTGCCGAGCCAAGAATTTATGATTATGCCGCCGCCTGGTACGCCTATATTGACCAGCCTTTTGAGGTGGCGGCCGATCAGACCGTTGCCGTAACGGGCTCTGCCTGGATTGACAAAATGCCCGGCAGCACCTGGATGGATTTCAGGAAATACCAGCTTTTTTACCAGTTGGCGGAGGCCAATACCTGGACTGAGATACCAGTGGATTCCCTCAATGAAAAAAGGGATGAGGTGCTGGCTTACTGGAATACTGCCGGACTTGAGCCAGGGCAGTACATCCTGAAACTTGTGCTTACCGATGAATGGGGCAACAAGGCGGATGCTATTAAAGCTGTGCAGGTTCAGGCAGCTTATGGCATGAATGAGGCGCCATCAAAGGCAATGAGAATATTTCCCAATCCGGCTAAAGGCCAACTGACGGTTGAACTTCCGGAAGAAATCACTGATGCACAGTTGAAGGTTTCTGATATAAGCGGTAAAACTCTTTTTACCCGAAAATCTGAAAATTATGGTGAAAATAAGGTGATGCTGTCACTGGACGGACTGCTGCCCGGTTGTTATTTGCTGAATGTTGCCAATCGCGGGAAACAGTATTTTCATAAATTTATCGTCTATTAGGGGACTCAATGATGTTATTTGGGAGTTTCAGACATTTGATAAATATTCTATCAGTTAATACTCATGAAAAGCAAACCCATTTATTACGGGATGGAAATCCTGAGTCTGCTGGCGGTAGTGACTGCCTTTTTGCTGGTTGCCCTGTATTTCGATAAGCTGCCGGCCGAAATCCCGAATCATTTCAATATCAAAGGGGAGCCTGATGGGTACAGTCAGAAGAAAATTTTCTGGTCGCTGCCGGTTTTCGGACTTATGATGTATTTATTCCTCAGTATGGTCGGTTTATTTGTGACCCGGGTAACCAGGCCGGAAGAGCGGAAACCTGAAGCCATGCAGCAGGTCAGTTTTATGATTGCGCAGCTTAAGATGATCCTGGTACTAGTGGCCCTATATCTTGTAATTTCTACCATCAGGATAGCCTTCCATCATTCGGAAGGGCTGAGTGTGCTGTTCCTGCCGGTATTTTTGGTGTCGATGGCCCTGGTGATTATCTTAAATATGATCAAAGTCATCAGGCTTCAAAACAAAAAATAAGTTGTTTGTCTGAATGGGTGTTGCAAGCAGAAAGGGGCTGTTTTTTCTTATCTTCGTACAATGAAATCAAAGCCAAAGCCGGTCTTTAACAAGCGCATTTTCTGGGATGTGGATTTTGAAAAGCTCGATTACGATAAGAAGGCTAATTTCGTAATTGAGCGGGTTTTTGAGCGTGGCGATGTGGACGACATCCGCCAATGCCGGCGTTATTACGGGGATGAGAAAGTGAAAGAAGCTTTATTGAACGCAAAATTCCTGCCAGAACATACCCTTTATTTTGCCAGTGCCATAATTGATGAACCTGTTACAGCATTCAGATGTTACACCTTGAGGCAGTTGAACCCGGGACTCTTTCCTTATTAAAAGAGTTGATGAGTTTACCGGAATTAAATGAGTTTGCTCTTGTTGGAGGAACTGCACTGGCATTACGTTATGGCCACAGAAGCTCTGTTGACATTGATTTATTTAATACACACAAGTTTGACCTGGTTGAATTGCCTGTATACCTTGCCAAGCATTTTGGAAACCGTTTCGAGCATAAGCATCAGCAGTCGGGCATAGGTATCTTTTGTTTTATTGATGATATAAAGGTGGATCTTATTCATTTTCCCATTCAACCTATTGCCGACCTTATGATTGAAATGGAGATACGATTTTATTCCGATGCTGATATAGCAGCAATGAAAGTACAAGCGATTCTTGGCCGGGCAAAGAAAAAGGACTTCTGGGATTTACAGGTATTATTAAAGCAACATTCATTGCAGCAAATCATTGACTGGCATCAACAAAAGTATCCAAACCAGATGCTCGCAATCAGTATCCCGCATGCCATCACCTATTTTACAGATGCCGATGAGAGCGAAACTCCTGTTAGTTTCAACGGACAAACCTGGTCGAAAGTAAAGAAGGATATTTCGAGGGCGGTGAGGGAGTATTTGAGTTGAGCGTATGACAGGGTCAGTTTCAGGGGGATTATTCCGTGATGTGGATTCCTGCCAATTACTTTGATTATGCTTAATTTTACCCAAAATTTTCCTGATGACCGTCGAAAAACTCCTGCAGTCTTCTCTTAATGCTGAATTTCTATCCCTTGAAGAAGGCTCCTTCCTTTATACTCATGCATCCACTTCCCAGCTTATGTTTGCCGCCAATGAAGTGCGTAAACGAATGCATCCTGAGGGGAAAGTAACATGGCTGATTGACCGGAATGTAAATTATACGAATGTTTGTGTTTCGGGATGCCAATTCTGCAATTTCTATTGTTCGAAAAATAGCAGCAAGGCTTATATTACCACCCTGGAAGAGTACAAGCAGAAAATCGACGAACTTTTTGCCCTGGGGGGTGAACAACTCTTGCTGCAAGGGGGTATGCACCCTGAATTAGGACTTACCTTCTATACCGATCTTTTCAGAAGCCTGAAACAGATCAATCCTAAGTTAAAGCTGCATTCGCTAGGGCCTCCTGAAGTGGTTCATATTGCAAAGATGGAAGGGCTTTCCTATAAAGCTGTGCTTCAAAGCCTGATAGATGCCGGCCTCGACAGTCTGCCCGGTGCCGGGGCTGAAATTCTTTCCGACAGGGTTCGTAGCCGCATTTCAAAAAATAAATGCACAGCAGTACAATGGCTGGATGTGATGCGTGAAGCCCATCAGTTGGGCCTTACAACTTCGGCAACCATGATGTTTGGGCATATTGAAACTCCCGAAGAACGTATTGAACATATGATCTCAATCCGGCAGGTACAATCGGAAAAACCTGAAGGAGCTACCGGGTTCATCTCATTTATTCCCTGGCCTTTCCAGGATGAAGGTACTACACTGCAGAAAGTTCATGGGGTGCGCAATTCCATCACTGCCGATCAGTATATCCGTACCATTGCCCTGAGCCGCCTCATGTTGCCGAATATTCAGAATATACAGGCTTCCTGGCTCACAGTGGGAAAGGATACCGGGCAACTCTGCCTTCATGCCGGGGCCAACGACTTTGGTTCCATTATGATTGAAGAGAATGTTGTATCGGTGGCCGGTGCCAGCTACAAGTTCGATGCTGAGGGAATTCAGAAAGCCATTCAGGAAGCGGGTTTTGAACCACAGCTAAGGGACCAGCAATTCCGTTACAGGACATACAATGCATAGCACTGATGGGCTTTAAGACAGCTGTAAAGAGTTGATTTTCGTGCCGGTTTGACTGCCAGTATGCAGGGATTATGAAGATGCCTGTTTTTCGGTATGGGCTTTGAAATTATTGAGGATCATCTGCCAGCCCATCTGCTGCATTTCAGCCGGGTTTTCGCTTTCTGCTTCAAAGGATTCCTTCACATCAGTTACTGCTCCTTCTTCTGAAAATTCAATTCGAACCTTTCGTCCGTCAAGCAGGGTATAGGTGATCAGATGATGAGGTATCACCTGGTCATAAATCCCTTCAAAATCAAAGGCAAAGCTTCCATCTTTTGCTGCCATCCTGTAATTGAAACTGCCACCTGCTTTCAGGTTATTTACTGCTGCAGGACAATGCCAGTCGTCGGAAGCATGATTCCATGCCATAATATCAGCCGGGTTTGTCCAGCATTTCCATACCTTTTCAAGATCAGCCTTTACGCTGACCTCTACTGTAATAAGCGTTTTATCCATTTGTCAGGGTATTTACAAGTCAAATCAGTGCTTACCTTGCTTGTGAAAAGTGAAACATCCACTGGATCCCGAATTTGTCGGTGCAGCTGCCATAATATGCACCCCAGAACATGTCCTGTAACTCCTGGATAACAATTCCTCCATCAGAAAGGGCATTAAAGAGTTTATCGGTTTCCTCTTTCGAGTCAGGTTCCAGCATGATATAGACATTATTGCCGAATGTTACGTTGAATCCCATCGAGTCAGGAGCATCAGTACCCATTAACACATGGCCACCGGGAAGGGTAAGCTCAATATGCATGATCAGGTTTTTGTCTTCGGCACTTAAAGGAGGCATACCTTCTGTAGCGGGGATATCACCGAAACGGGATGCTCCATCACCATTGAATTCACCTCCGAATACTGATTTGTAAAAATTGAAAGCTTCCTCTGTATTGCGATGGAAGTTGAGATATGTGCTGACTTTTGCCATTTTATTCAGAATTGGTTTTCCGAATAAACAGTTGGCATAGTGATTTGTTCTATACCGTTGCTGAATCATTTTGCGAACTATGCGCCCCGGTATAACTCAATCTGCAAGAATTCTGCTTTGAACCAAAGGCTCCCCTATGGGGCAAATTCATTGCGATTGAGTATAAATGGAATTTTTGCGAATGAAATCAAGGATTACTGAACTAGCGCCAATCCTGGAAATAACATAGTTTTTTGATGCAGCCGAAGACTTTGAGAGTTTTGAGGGATCTTCAAGAAAATGATTCAGCTTTTTTTCGAAATCAGTATAGTTATGGAATGTTATTCCTCCTTCTGCACTGATTAGTTCTATCGCCTCATGAAACTTCCCGTAATTAGGTCCAAAAAATACAGGCATACCATATACTGCCGCTTCAAGTACATTGTGGATACCAGCCCCGAAACCACCACCTATGTAAGCTATCTTTCCATACCTGTAGATTTGAGATAGCAGTCCGATGGAATCAATAATCAGTATTGAGGTCTTCGCCGACTGGTCTTCTGTAAATGTTGAATAACGCGCTGCCGCTATTCCGGACTGGCTTATAAGGGACTGTATTTCAGAATCGTGAATTTCATGGGGAGCAAGGATCAATTTCACCTTTCCCGGATTTTCATTCATATACTTTACAAGTATTTCTTCATCTGCAGGCCATGTGCTTCCTGCTACCAGGACTGTTTCACCTTTTGAAAAAGCCTCAATTAAAGGGAATTGCTTTGCCTGGGAAGAAATCTCAACGACCCTGTCGAAACGTGTATCTCCGCTAATACTCACATTAGTGATGCCAACAAATTCAAGTAGTTCGGCAGAATATTCATTCTGGACAAAAATATGGGTGAATCCTTTTAAGACACTTCTTGGCCAGTCGCCGTACCATTTGAAAAAATGCTGATCAGCCCTGAAAATGGCTGACACAAGATAATGAGGGATATTCTTCTGTTGAAGGATGTCAAGAATATTGAACCAAAACTCATATTTAACAAAGAAAACAATATCCGGGCGGATGATTTCCAGGAACCGGGCAGCATTATCGCGGGTATCCAGGGGAATATAGCTTATGATATCAGCACCCTTATAGTTTTTCCTGTTTTCAAAACCGGAGGGACTAAAGAAAGTCAGGATGATCAGGTAATCAGGATGTTCAAGGCGGAAGGCATCCATCAGGGGGCGCCCCTGCTCAAATTCACCAAGGGAAGCGCAATGAAACCAGGCTCTTTTAGCCATTGGCTTATTTTCAATGGCTTTCTCCAGGATTTCAAATAGTTGTTTCCTTCCCTGCACCCAAAGCCTGGCCTTATGGTTGAATTTGGCTGAGAGCCTTATCATCAGGCCAAATATGCGGATTCCGGTGGAATAAAGGAAGAACATCGCCAGGGTGCTTTAAGCCAGGATTTAGTAATAATAGTATTCCCGGCCGGTTTTGCGATACAAGGGGACAAGCCAGCCTATCTTTATCCCAACCTGCATATCAAAACGTTTCTCATTGGGAATTAATCGGTCGGCAAAGTAATAGGATCTTCTTGATTGGGTCCAGGCTTCCACTATTTCAATGCCACCGAAGAAGTTGAGGCGCTTGTTATTGTCAATATGCTGGTAGCCTATGAATTGAGTGAT
Encoded proteins:
- a CDS encoding 3-deoxy-D-manno-octulosonic acid transferase; the encoded protein is MFFLYSTGIRIFGLMIRLSAKFNHKARLWVQGRKQLFEILEKAIENKPMAKRAWFHCASLGEFEQGRPLMDAFRLEHPDYLIILTFFSPSGFENRKNYKGADIISYIPLDTRDNAARFLEIIRPDIVFFVKYEFWFNILDILQQKNIPHYLVSAIFRADQHFFKWYGDWPRSVLKGFTHIFVQNEYSAELLEFVGITNVSISGDTRFDRVVEISSQAKQFPLIEAFSKGETVLVAGSTWPADEEILVKYMNENPGKVKLILAPHEIHDSEIQSLISQSGIAAARYSTFTEDQSAKTSILIIDSIGLLSQIYRYGKIAYIGGGFGAGIHNVLEAAVYGMPVFFGPNYGKFHEAIELISAEGGITFHNYTDFEKKLNHFLEDPSKLSKSSAASKNYVISRIGASSVILDFIRKNSIYTQSQ
- a CDS encoding T9SS type A sorting domain-containing protein, which translates into the protein MRFLFTFLILVLLFNSLSAQYSGFHFPKTALSQLSSQAIDRIENGESILPDHKSEPGPVSGVAQLRAKYHELKGLEQRILMGNSRMPSSDTLWVTDTLEITGNWFHEGAIIVALDGFLHFRNAQATILGDIFIFGSNARIQSDSSTLNIPQAFFYQRVLFALSGGKISYRNTTVDHSGLSHNIILADSSSLELINVTNKGFTTNGIYGKSEVYIDGTNQAGEFIMMEQSKLEFHNANTVLLWHQFPEGASVNFSFPGADTVNSYRFNAATPGVSGIEFDVLIDQCTDVMWGMMPENNTNIHISNSEIRAIGLWFMGSDSVTVSGLVDRSTYADFLAPLSDRTLRLTNSKVTTWSIYPMEKSHVDLSACIVGEVGTGGRSSLLGQQYFCDGSGGYVWASDSSMMINGFSYVSGYVRSQAHGTVILAYTSLSAGFPTAMQYSLLMVLQCTLPAEPRIYDYAAAWYAYIDQPFEVAADQTVAVTGSAWIDKMPGSTWMDFRKYQLFYQLAEANTWTEIPVDSLNEKRDEVLAYWNTAGLEPGQYILKLVLTDEWGNKADAIKAVQVQAAYGMNEAPSKAMRIFPNPAKGQLTVELPEEITDAQLKVSDISGKTLFTRKSENYGENKVMLSLDGLLPGCYLLNVANRGKQYFHKFIVY
- a CDS encoding DUF1648 domain-containing protein; the encoded protein is MKSKPIYYGMEILSLLAVVTAFLLVALYFDKLPAEIPNHFNIKGEPDGYSQKKIFWSLPVFGLMMYLFLSMVGLFVTRVTRPEERKPEAMQQVSFMIAQLKMILVLVALYLVISTIRIAFHHSEGLSVLFLPVFLVSMALVIILNMIKVIRLQNKK
- a CDS encoding nucleotidyl transferase AbiEii/AbiGii toxin family protein produces the protein MLHLEAVEPGTLSLLKELMSLPELNEFALVGGTALALRYGHRSSVDIDLFNTHKFDLVELPVYLAKHFGNRFEHKHQQSGIGIFCFIDDIKVDLIHFPIQPIADLMIEMEIRFYSDADIAAMKVQAILGRAKKKDFWDLQVLLKQHSLQQIIDWHQQKYPNQMLAISIPHAITYFTDADESETPVSFNGQTWSKVKKDISRAVREYLS
- a CDS encoding VOC family protein encodes the protein MAKVSTYLNFHRNTEEAFNFYKSVFGGEFNGDGASRFGDIPATEGMPPLSAEDKNLIMHIELTLPGGHVLMGTDAPDSMGFNVTFGNNVYIMLEPDSKEETDKLFNALSDGGIVIQELQDMFWGAYYGSCTDKFGIQWMFHFSQAR
- a CDS encoding SRPBCC family protein, yielding MDKTLITVEVSVKADLEKVWKCWTNPADIMAWNHASDDWHCPAAVNNLKAGGSFNYRMAAKDGSFAFDFEGIYDQVIPHHLITYTLLDGRKVRIEFSEEGAVTDVKESFEAESENPAEMQQMGWQMILNNFKAHTEKQASS
- the mqnC gene encoding dehypoxanthine futalosine cyclase; the encoded protein is MTVEKLLQSSLNAEFLSLEEGSFLYTHASTSQLMFAANEVRKRMHPEGKVTWLIDRNVNYTNVCVSGCQFCNFYCSKNSSKAYITTLEEYKQKIDELFALGGEQLLLQGGMHPELGLTFYTDLFRSLKQINPKLKLHSLGPPEVVHIAKMEGLSYKAVLQSLIDAGLDSLPGAGAEILSDRVRSRISKNKCTAVQWLDVMREAHQLGLTTSATMMFGHIETPEERIEHMISIRQVQSEKPEGATGFISFIPWPFQDEGTTLQKVHGVRNSITADQYIRTIALSRLMLPNIQNIQASWLTVGKDTGQLCLHAGANDFGSIMIEENVVSVAGASYKFDAEGIQKAIQEAGFEPQLRDQQFRYRTYNA